A genomic region of Gallus gallus isolate bGalGal1 chromosome 19, bGalGal1.mat.broiler.GRCg7b, whole genome shotgun sequence contains the following coding sequences:
- the FLOT2 gene encoding flotillin-2 isoform 1 (isoform 1 is encoded by transcript variant 1) — protein MCTEAGPGPGGASQTPRGTLTVEQIYQDRDQFAKLVREVAAPDVGRMGIEILSFTIKDVYDKVDYLSSLGKTQTAAVRRDADIGVAEAERDAGIREAECKKEMLDVKFMADTKIADSRRAFELQKAAFTEEVNIKTAEAQLAYELQSAREQQKIRQEEIEIEVVQRKKQIDVEEKEIIRKEKELIATVKRPAEAEAYRIQQIAEGEKVRRVLLAQAEAEKIRKIGEAEAFVIEAIGMAEAERMKLKAEALQSYGEAAQLALVLDALPEIAAKVAAPLSRVDEIVVLSGESGNVTSEVNRLLAEIPASVRAITGVDLTKIPLIQKATGAQA, from the exons GAACCCTGACGGTGGAGCAGATCTACCAGGACAGGGACCAGTTTGCCAAGCTGGTGCGGGAGGTGGCAGCTCCAGATGTGGGTCGCATGGGTATCGAGATCCTGAGCTTTACCATCAAG GATGTCTATGACAAAGTGGATtacctgagctccctggggaAGACTCAGACTGCGGCTGTCCGAAGGGATGCAGACATTGGTGTGGCAGAAGCTGAGCGAGACGCTGGCATTCGG gaggcagagtGCAAGAAGGAAATGTTGGATGTCAAGTTCATGGCAGATACTAAAATAGCAGATTCCAGGCGTGCTTTTGAACTGCAGAAAGCTGCCTTCACCGAGGAGGTCAACATTAAG ACAGCTGAGGCCCAGCTGGCCTACGAGCTCCAGAGTGCCCGGGAGCAGCAGAAGATCCGCCAGGAGGAGATAGAAATCGAGGTGGTGCAACGCAAGAAGCAGATCGATGTCGAAGAGAAGGAGATCATCCggaaggagaaggagctgaTAGCCACTGTGAAGCGGCCGGCTGAGGCCGAAGCTTACCGCATCCAGCAGATCGCCGAGGGGGAGAA GGTAAGGCGGGTCCTCCTGGCTCAGGCGGAGGCAGAGAAGATCCGCAAGATCGGAGAAGCCGAGGCCTTCGTGATTGAGGCCATCGGGATGGCAGAGGCTGAGAGGATGAAGCTGAAGGCCGAAGCGCTCCAGAGCTACGGGGAGGCCGCCCAGCTGGCGCTGGTGCTGGATGCGCTGcctgag ATCGCTGCCAAAGTGGCTGCTCCGCTCTCCAGAGTGGATGAGATCGTCGTCCTCAGCGGGGAGAGCGGCAATGTGACGTCCGAGGTGAACCGCCTGCTGGCCGAGATCCCCGCCTCTGTGCGTGCCATCACCGGCGTGGACCTCACAAAG ATCCCCCTGATCCAGAAAGCCACTGGAGCCCAGGCATGA
- the ERAL1 gene encoding GTPase Era, mitochondrial, which produces MAAPMAAAVARGLRWAFRAASAGPPSRRAAVLLESCARCSGSGSALGHILGLPSERPTPALGRHPPPVATSREKQARMVRGRPDQPAEPKVLRIAIIGAPNAGKSTLSNQLLGRKVFPVSKKVHTTRCKARGVITHEDTQLIILDTPGLTSPMKAKRHKLEAAMLTDPWDSMKHADLVLVLVDVSDHWTRNSLSLEVLKCLSQFLHIPSVLVLNKVDLLKKKIILLGLINELTEGIVNGKKLKVRSEFEYNSSSPAKTVLKVTQTPPPESRARESPCQLETDKAQEGSSLDNSSDVKASESSLDTEAREQKPYKYGDQKNRKGWPHFQDIFMLAALNGEEVDTLKQYLLMQAKPGPWEFHSRVLTSQSPHEICDNIIREKILEYLPLEVPYGVTQVTELWEEGPSGELIIVQNLVVPRKSHKLMLIGRRGALISRIAQEAGQDLMNIFLCDIRLKLKVEVKS; this is translated from the exons ATGGCGGCGCCCATGGCTGCAGCGGTGGCGCGGGGCCTACGCTGGGCCTTCAGGGCCGCTTCGGCTGGTCCGCCTTCACGGCGTGCAG CGGTCCTCCTGGAGAGCTGCGCACGCTGCAGCGGGAGCGGTTCGGCGCTGGGCCACATCCTGGGCCTCCCCAGCGAGCGGCCAACCCCGGCCCTGGGCCGGCACCCGCCTCCCGTGGCCACCAGCAGAG AGAAGCAGGCCCGCATGGTGCGGGGCCGTCCCGACCAGCCCGCAGAGCCCAAAGTGCTGAGAATTGCCATCATCGGAGCGCCCAACGCCGGGAAGTCCACGCTCTCCAATCAGCTCTTGGGCAGAAAG GTTTTCCCAGTCTCGAAGAAAGTGCACACAACCCGATGCAAAGCACGCGGTGTCATCACGCATGAGGACACACAGCTG aTCATTCTGGACACGCCTGGTCTCACTAGTCCCATGAAAGCCAAAAG GCATAAGCTAGAGGCGGCCATGCTGACAGACCCGTGGGACAGCATGAAACACGCAGATCTAG TTCTGGTTTTGGTGGACGTGTCAGACCACTGGACACGAAACTCTCTGAGCCTGGAGGTGCTGAAATGTCTTTCTCAGTTTCTCCACATTCCCAGTGTCCTGGTTCTGAACAAG GTGGATCTGCTAAAGAAGAAGATCATCCTGCTGGGACTTATAAATGAGCTAACAGAGGGAATTgtaaatggaaagaaactgaaagtgAGGTCTGAATTTGAATATAATTCCAGTTCTCCTGCAAAAACTGTTCTTAAAGTCACTCAGACTCCTCCACCTGAGAGTAGAGCTCGGGAGTCTCCTTGTCAGCTGGAAACAGATAAAGCACAGGAAGGCTCTAGTTTGGATAACAGCAGCGATGTGAAGGCTTCTGAGTCCAGTCTTGATACAGAAGCACGAGAGCAAAAGCCCTACAAATATGGAGATCAGAAAAATAGGAAGGGCTGGCCACATTTCCAGGATATCTTCATGCTGGCAGCTCTCAATGGAGAGGAGGTGGATACGCTGAAG CAATACCTCCTGATGCAAGCCAAGCCAGGTCCGTGGGAGTTCCACAGCAGGGTCTTGACCAGCCAGTCACCTCATGAGATCTGTGATAATATCATCAGGGAGAAGATACTGGAATACCTGCCATTGGAAGTCCCCTATGGTGTGACTCAG GTGACAGAGCTGTGGGAGGAAGGGCCAAGCGGAGAGCTCATCATTGTGCAGAACCTTGTGGTCCCAAGGAAGTCTCATAAG CTGATGTTGATTGGAAGAAGAGGTGCACTTATCAGCAGGATCGCCCAGGAGGCCGGGCAGGACCTGATGAACATTTTCCTCTGTGATATCCGCCTGAAGCTCAAGGTGGAGGTGAAGAGTTGA